In the genome of Thunnus thynnus chromosome 6, fThuThy2.1, whole genome shotgun sequence, the window TGTCATGTTCCACAGCATGGGGAAGTGAGACGGATTTAAAAGAGAGTCTATGCAAGACCAGTGCTGCATTCCACTTCACAACAAAGGACTATCATGATCTCTACTTCAAGTAGTTTCCCTTTGACATTTTCTAGATCTGATAGAACCGAATAGGTTCTAGTagcatctctgtctgtctgcctcttgctttgtttctgctgccGCTATCCGGTCTTGCCAGATCAATGCAGGGGGAGTTGAGAGTACATGTAAAGATAGATCATTTTGAAGAGCAGAGTATAGCTCAGCTCCTACCTGCAGCACTGTCATTCAGTATTCTGCTTGGTCAGAGAAAGAAGTCATCCGCCTCTGCAATTCTCTCCTATCTGTCTCAGCatccctctgctctcctctcctccttttgtcACCCCCGTACCCCcatacccccccccctcccctcttacacatgcatacactcaTCCTCAGCTCTCTCCATCTTCCCTCCCTCAGTAGCACACCGTATAGAGGAAATGGAGTGCAAGGCTGATAGTGCAGAGGTCTAATTGTAGCCCAGAAAAGAGAAGTAATGAGCCAGTGCACTGCCTGTCCACTGAAGTTCCCATGGAGAAAGATCGGGAAGGGTGTGGGGAGGTAAAAGGAAGGAAAGTGAGAAAGCTAGACATGGGGTGTGAAAAGAGGGAAGCAGCAGCatgagagatggagggagggagaaatagagagcagagagagctgAGGCAGTCGgtctgctgtgtgctgtgtCAGAGGTTCACCCAGGCACTAGCGATTTATAGCTGATCTATTTGGCTCAAGAGAAGGCCCTTACCCACActgccctctctctccctctcactcctacacacatgcacatagagTACATACACAGACTCATACATGcactctttcttcctctgtttctctgacAATCACACCTGACATCCCAACACTGTTTACTATTCAAACCCACCACCACAGCTttacttatttgtttttgtcatatgtgtttttatccatatTTAGTTTTAATCTGTGAACACATTCGGGGATTTTGAAGGTTTAAAAAGGTATTTTACTCAAGTTGGGTATTTGTGTAGCTCTGTGAAACATAACGGAAGTGTATCTAGAAGTGTGAAGATACATATAGATAAGATACATATAGAACATAGCAGGTCTGAATGCAACTAGTGTTTGAGATTCTAATGATACCCATTGTAATTAAAATTTATACTCCATGAATAATGAGGCACTGGCGGTGTTCTGCGCTAAAtggttttctctctcattttgcCAGGTCCTGTGTGTGATGAGCCAGCAGAGGGGAAGAGGAAAGGTCGTCCTAAAGCAGAGGTGCAGGAACTGAGAAGCATCCCTGTGAGTATCTCTCTTTGAACTGAGTGGGTGTTTGAAGTGGGCTTCATTCCTCCTGCACAGAGTAGGCAGCTTCCCATGAATAtgcacaatatacagtatagcgATCATCCTTGCATGTATTCAATTCTCTCTTCCTCACCCCTGAGCAGGCCCATATGATAGTACAATGGAAGGAAGAGTTTAAGCGCCGCTCCAGGGTTAAGTGTCCGTGTTCAGGCTGCTGGTTAGAGTTTCCCAGCATCTATGGCGTCAAGTACCACTATCAACGCTGCCAGGGGGTGAGTCACTAACCTCTGCTCTTTCCTGCTATGCGGCTAATTCTACCTTATGCTTCAGAGTAGACTTTAACAGTGGATCACAGTGAAGTATAAGAGAAACACATTACTTTTAGAGTATTTATAATGCTCACGTTCCAAATATGTAGTGGTTATTGATCATACATGATCAATTAGTTGTGCTATTTCAAGAACATATGATTAGTCGACTGAAAGCTTCCAGTAACAGCTACGGTACCCACTGTTATCTATTTTGTGTAGGGAgggagctctctctctctaaatccCCTCTCCTCACGTCTGTGTTTGTATCAGGCCACTGTAACCGAGAAGCTGAGTCATGGCTGTCCCTACTGTGAGGCAGCATTTGCCACAAAGGTGCGTCTGCAGAAGCACAAGCTCTGGAACCACCCAGACAGAGTTAGTATGGAGCCCAAGGACGAGCAAGCTAAGCTTCAAAAGACCCCTGTCAAGTCCAACACCAAGAAAAGGTGACTGGAATTTAGAGCTCAAATTTCCACCCACACTGACCCACATAATGGTGTTAGTAATGTCATAATGCTGACTGCCCAAAACTGTCCTTGCTGGGTCCGTGAATTCAGGCCCATGGAGAACAGTCCCCCCTCTCCGGTGTTCTTCAAAGTGAAAAAGACCCACGAGGTGTCGACGCCCTCTCAGAACGGAGAGCTGGCCCACCAAAAGAGTGAGAGGAAACAGCACAACCACAGCCAGCCTTCACAGCAGATTCACCAATCCCTGCCAGTCCAGCCTCAGTCCCAGCAGTCGCAGTCACAAAGCACGTCGTCTGACGCAGGGGGCAGTGAAAGCGAGGGGGGCAGCCTTCCACCTTCTTTCCCTGACGAAGACCCGGAGCGAATGAGACACAGTAAGATTACAGCATTTCTTTTGGAACGGACCGCATATTCTCATTATGTGCACCGTACTTGTGTTCGTGTTTGACccttctctgctctgtgtttttctcttgagCCAGGACGGAAGCAGAAAACGCCCAAGAAATTCACTGGAGAGCAGCCTTCTATCTCTGGAACATTTGGATTGAAAGGTAGAATCCAAAATTTCCCTCACCACATAtttttgttgacagtaaacaatgttttattatgaaaaCGTAGCCAGAAGAAGCAAACAACATTGCACAGGATATTaataagtgaataaatgaagTTGTGAAGAAGAgactgctattatgtgctgactGATTCATCACTGATTACTGAACATTGGAAACAACTGTTGGACGATAGGGATTGCGGGTTGGAGGCTTGTTCAGATCAACCTTACCACTCATGTGATTGGCTATAATGAGTGATTGTAAACGATCCCTACTGCTACCGATCGTTGGTACTGGCCTTTTAACCTTTCCAACTGTAGAGGTGTTTCATATCCTGCTTAATGAATGAGTGACTCACACACCAAGAACATATACAcagccttctctctctctctctctctttctgtctcattcaCATGCTGAAAATGTTCAATGACTCATATACTGTAGCATACTCAGAGCTGTACTACCATCACTTATCAAATAATTCATCACAGTTTACTGCTCTCTCGTGCTGTCTTTCAATCCATTCCAGTATAACTCAAAACAACCtccttttgtcattttctacCCTTTTCTCTTTagagactttttcttttttatatccAGTATCAACTTTCCCTTTTTTAGTATTTCTCTTGTTCAGCATTGTCCTCCATCTGTCCCTCTTTGCTTGTATCTCTCATTTTACCTTTAATGGGAGTATTAATCACTACCATgactgtgtgtctatgtgtgtgtgtgtgtgtgtgtgttgcaggtatGACTAAGGTGGAGGAGAAGCTGAAGGCAGGCCGTGCCAAGAGATCGGAGGGGAGTGGGTTCACTGAGGAGCCTCAGAGAAGACCTTCTTCAAGTCAGACCTCCAAGAAAGACCCAGCCACGACCAGCTCTGGTAAACACCTAaatcaactttttaaatgaagtaaTTTGCCCATATAAATGTATCATTTGACCTTACTTTATTGAATgtaaagcctctttcacacatagttcctgCTAAATAACTggataacctttcaggcaccgctagtgattttctgtcttgcaccttttcacacatgccatggcaatggaatagatggggcaagggacagtccagcagatggtggTCATGCAACACTGATGCCAACTGAGGGGGGGGTTAAGGCAGGGTTGTATGTGTATGTGGCGGAAGCTGCTCTTATTATCCTCGGGAACATGGCAGGCAAGGAGCTGTTTTTGTCCAGTACCAGTGTTCTTGTAATATATTTAGTATTCAACAAGTTAGCAAGACAAATCACCCTCAAAATCGTTGGCAAGGCAACCACAAACAAGTGGTGGATTCAAATATGTCATCAGCAGAGTCTTTTGATTGGTTCACTCGCTCCACGTGAAAGCGTCTTTCGTCAGACAAACATAACCCTTTACGTGCTTTTCtctgcaatgttactgctttaaTTCACAATACAGCCATACCGGAATTTTCCTTGAAATGTTACTtggtcttgaggtgggaaattggcaATACAGATTTCCTTGAATAtcgatccctgctcccattcacatgCATATGAgtccatgcaggaaatgttgcatgtgcactgcatgtgtgaaaggggcttaaatatttttttctacaaaaaacaACTTAGCAAGTCCATCACTGTTGAATGAATAAACTTTCATTATCTGACCATTTCAATATTGGTTCTATGGAAACAGTTTGGTCAAGTTTTATGCCCAGCCCCAAGttcaaagctttttaaaatatcaattcAAAGTGACTACCTGCTGGATGCAGAGACTGAGTTTATGACTCTGACAACTTGTGCCAAACTTCTTAGCTGATGCTGACCTGATCAGCCAGTTTTTAtgtcaaaaatttaaaaacaaaccaagtttatgacaaaaaaatgattaatcaaagtATTAAGGAGATGAATAATAGCAGGTATAATACGATGTGAATATGATATGAATACAaaataaagcttattattaTCAAGAACTTCTGGTCTCGCTTGCTGTTCAGGAAGCAACCGGTCAGGGATCATTTTACATCAGTGACTCTTCTCTACACATTGTTACTTGCCAACACAAGCATAAAATTCAACTGTTAGACAAGAAACCAAGGAAACTAAGTACACAAAAGGAAATGTTATATCCGCAAGGACATCATACCACTGAtatgtgattggctgacagagTAATATCCTCATGTTTTTAAGGTGCTGTTCCTGACACCCAATGGCAGCGAGCAATCTCAGAGCGAGGTGAAGTGGTGTGTCCCACCTGCTCCATCGTCACCAGGAAAACAATCCATGGCCTAAAGAAACACATGGAGATTTGCCAGAAGGTCAGTGGGCGATACAGCCGTCCATCACACTGGGAGAGGAGTGGGTGGGCTGTCATAACTTCTCCTAGAGCTTGCTGTGAAACCAATAAAATTGTTTTCCTATCAGACTAGTTAATACcggattttttttccatttactgcATTCGCTTCTAGATGTATGTCCTTAATATTAAACCATTATGTAATACCTGCTGAATGCTGTGGGTAGGCAGTTCATTTGGAAAGCAATCTTAAATCTGTTACTCTGTTACATGTGACACCATGCAATACAAATAATGTGTTAATATAACTGCCTAGAATCCATATATTAtatcaacaaaaaacagtttacaTATTGACAGGACTTTTCTGAATCATAATTGTTAGACAACGTTTCTCCTGTCTGGGTATGAAATAAAACTCTCTCAACCCAGAGCTGTAATTTTCACACTGGATTATAACTTTGACTGCAACATAATAAGACACCCCCCTAAGGACCCCATTGCGCCGGGTATGGGGAGCCTTTACAGTAAAGATATTGATCAGAAGGTTGTACAAATAATATCAGGCTATATCTCAGTAAAGTCCGTCTCCCATTTCCTCATGTAGTCTCCTTTATTCCCTTTTTTCTGATATGAAAGCCAATATCCGTTGAAATGGATCAAGGATCCTCCCCCGTGATCCATTTCAGCTCGGACACATACGCCGTTTGTTTGCATTGCACTCAAACGTTGTAATAAATGAGGTAGGAAGTGAAGCACAGGAAAAAAGGTAATCCAATGAAATTATATCGAGTTTTTTCTGGGGACAATCCAGCTTGAATGGCGCAGTGGCCTCCAGGCCCTCAGAGAGACGTGTTCCTACAGTCATTTTAATGGCTCCTCGGCCCAGTGGCCTGTGTGACTCTATTAAAGTGACAGTCTGCCGTTAAGCAATGACAAAATCATCACATTACCACTGGGTCACTCACCATCAAAACCCCTGTGTCACTAAGTCAATACTGTGGCGAGGCAAGAACGCTACAAAAAAAGGAACACAGTGTGTTAAATTGGTTTTTTCTGGTTCCTAAAGTTTGCCCTTTGTTTTGATCAGTTATCTACTAATAACACACACTATTAGGTTACAGATGAAATGTTGCTATATTGATAGATCCAATAAAGAGTAAAGCAAGCAAAAGTGGGCTCCTTGATAATTTCCCCCTTCAACCCCCTGCAGCTCCAGGATGCCCTGAAGTGCCAGCAGTGCCACAAACAGTTCAGGTCCAAGGCTGGCCTCAACTACCACACCATGGCTGAACACAGCACCAAGGTACACCTGCAGAggtgcacacgcacacatatcaCCTTGTAATGCCTCACCTTCAGTGGTGAAATTCAAAAGTTTCAAACAGTTGTCGGTGCCCTGTGAAGGTTTTGGGATTCAAAGAGCTCATGTTTCACTACTGTCACACTGACCCACTGAACAGGGTAGTTAGGCGCTAGACACCACACCAAAGCATCACACCCATTCAGAAAGAGGTCACACTTACACATGACTCTATGTATGGAAATCCACCATATACTACCGCCAGTGTCAGCTTTCACCAAACCCAGTGAAAGCTGACACTAGCAGAGTGTCTAGCATCTACATGTAGATGACCATATAAGGATGAGCTATACTACAGTACATTTAATCTGTTGCGTATTCATTGTTAGCTGTGATGCCCTTCTCTAAAAAGTTGATCTTGGGGTTTGCAAACAATCATACATTTGAACTGGTGATTGGTATTCTTGTCCTTGAAGTGCTCATATTTCTTGCAGCTGTTTTAAGTCTGACAGTAGAGAGCCTCATTAGGATATTATCATGACTCTCTGCATTAGAGCAATGGTCCTGCTATGATGTTTGCTGAATAATTCAACATTGCCTGATTCAAAATGTATCATGAAAGATTAATGAGTGTACATGTAGAAAAGCTTGTGGCATGCCgcacgtgtgtttgtgtttttgtgtgagaaCATTTGCCAATAGTATATGATGTAGACTATGTGCACAcgcatgtgaatgtgtgttggAGGTTTTGGGTGTGTGATGTTTGGCAGTTTAAAAGTAATGATAGATGGCTGTGCCAGCTGTCGGTTACTTAAACTGTTTGATACCGCCATTTGTCTTCAGTCTGGACCTGTTGTACCCTGACCTTATTGGCGGCATTCCAGTTCAGCAGAGCAAGAGACAGCACTTGTTGGTGTGTTAAAACTAAGATCCTCAAAGGTTTCATCAGGTAGTTCTCCTCAGCAAACTACCAAACTTTCCTGCAACATTTTCAAGATAATTAAAACTTTTGTGACGGACTGAAAGCCATCATCATGTTAATTCTACGATCGTGTGTTGGCTTCTGTGATTGTGCATAAGACTACAGTAGCTGCTGATTAAAGCAAGGTTTTATCACAAGCACATTTGACTAATGTCATattctctatttcttttttacccaagaaaactttaaacaacagaaaatactaAATCCAAGAccggaggacaggaggaaatcTGTGCTTTCTGCTACTATATCTGTGTATCTAGTTAATAGCAGCAATcacattatttattgttgtttatgttattgTGTATATCGTTAATGTGTTTCTGGGCATATTTTTAAGTATGTAGAAAACTGAAAGGCCAAGGCGTCCTGACTTTTATGCAAATATTTCTGTATACGgcatatattttttatatacagAAGCTGTTTGGGTCTTTGACTGGACTGTATAGTTAAGTATAATAGCTTTTTCTGTGTAAAGAGGCTTTCACTGTACTAGGTGTTGTGTTTGTGGCCATGGAACACAGAGAGTGCTGACAGGCTTGGTTGTCTAAGGACATTTACAGAGGTGTTGTGTCTGTAAATATGACCCTTTGGGATACACTGAGGTATTGAATTTTCCAGTGTTCCTACTCTATATATCAATCCACAGTACCTTTATATCCTGTAGGTATAGAAGTGTGTTCATGTATTGGATACTGCAAAAAAGATTTCACTGATTCATTTACTCCTttatacatttttgtcattttgttttatctgttaaagTCCCTGGTTCTTTCACTATTTGTGTTGaatcttttattgatttttccaTAATTTCTACGTGGAGCCAATTGTTCTTGTCTCTACAAGTAGTGTTTTACAGTTTGATTTGATCTTTATATGATTTGATATGGTGTTTGCACTAACCCTTGGTCCAGTGTGTTGTCAGTGCGGTCACATGGCACAGCCTCAGTGCAGTGTGGGAAAACACAGCGGGCTGACAGAAGGACAGGGATCACCCACTGAGTTTGACCTTGATGTCGCTGTTGCCACTGTGATACTGCCGTCtattctctcgctctctttctctcatgcctgctcttttgttctttctctgtctcataGAGGCATTAAGAATACATGCAGATGTAGTTTCATGGTTTCTTCCCCTGCCAGCGTAAATCAAAGGCTGAGCTGGTGTCTGTTCTCTCGCCTGCAGGCTTGAGCGTGATTTACTTGACTAGTGAAGTACTCTGGCGGTATCTCATCTCCTCCTTACCTTGACAGAAAGCTAGGGTTGAGTCTCAGTCATCTCagttctctctctgtgtgttaacACATGAGAAAACACATGAAGTTCGCCCCACTGGGATTCCTCAGTAAGTCCATACTCTCTCCAGTCCCCTGcacttctcttctttcttctccctggCAGCCCTGCCATCTGTTGTTCTGGTCTTTGCTGGGGTTTGGCACCAGCCAACACTTGAGTGAAAACATGAGTTTGACAGTTGTCATAAACATGCCTTGAGTAACAACCTCACCATGAAACCATTTAATGATCCTGGCACAGTGTGAACACCAGagatggaaaacacattttcatcaccattttttttaagtcagaGGGGGGGGACGGGGGGACGGGGAGGTGTTGTGGTGGGACACACTAATGCGACATTGTGTTTGTTCCCCTCAGCCCTCGGGGAGTGAAGGCCAGACGGGGGACGAgcatgaggagagagagaggctgcgCAGAGTGCTTAAACAGATGGGACGAATCAAGTGTCCTAGTGAGGTATGcactccctctttcttcctATGTccctttctttcatttctctcattCTTTACTATCCTTGCTTTCCCGTGTCCTTCATTTCCATTTGTCCaactttttttatcttttgtgtcacattttcctctctcctcatctgcCAGTTTCGATTTTGCTTCTCCCTTTTCCTCAGGCCCTGTTTTTGTGTCTGCCTCCTTTtacctctctccctcctttttccTTTATGCCTTGTTCTTGACAAGTTGCCCAAAACCACATCAACACCCTGCTTCCCATTACTCACACTGGAGtgcaaaagacagagagaggaagagaaagagctGCAAAAAATAGACTCTCTACAGTGACATGTCTTCATGCTGAAAAATGAgcagtttcttcctgtttgccTGTCTTTTTAACACTAACCACAAAAATATTGACCAAACGCAGCAATATTGTTCCATTTTGCTCCACTTACCCAGTTCCCTtcttaatgtgtgttttcattctgtCTCATTTCTGCCACTGGCCTCATCcaatcacacaaacattatGGGTTACATGTGTATACAGGGCTGTTCAGCCCATTTCTCCAGTCTGATGGGCTACCAGTACCACCAGAAGCGTTGTGGAAGAGAGTTCTCTGATGATGAGAAGCCTGTGTTTCTCTGCCAGCACTGTGGGAAAACCTACCGCTCCAAGGCTGGCAGAGACTACCATGTACGCACTGAACACTCCCCGAGCATCACCACCACCATGacagccaccaccaccaccaacaacaacaacaaggacAATATCACtgacaccaacaacaacactggCAAAGAGAGGGTAAGAAAAGATAAGATACATTACAGTACAGAAgacaagtcttttttttccatatacTGTTTACAAGGATTTTTCACTAGATTTTAAGAAGCtaaattttatttacatgttcCACTCAAAGTTTCCTACTGCTCCTCCAGGTGGTCTCCGAGGAGTCTCCATCAGGTGGCAAAAGGGAGCAAAGCCAGCCTGAGAAGAAGGACTGGCAAGAGAAAGCACCATCCAGCCAGCCTatggagaaggaaagagaagcCAGGGAGAAGGacagggaaaaagaaaaggacaggGAGCGAGTCAAAGAAAAAGCAGTACAGAACGAGGTGGAGGTGGACTTTGAACGGACCCCCAGCGGTAGAGTGAGGCGCCGGTCAGCTCAGGTGGCAGTGTTCCACCTGCAGGAGATAGCGGAGGATGAGCTGGCCAAAGACTGGGGAACCAAACGCCGCATCAAGGATGACTTGGTGCCTGACAGCAAGAGGGTGAGGATGGAGAGTAGATCCATTATGCACACATGATCCACATGTAGACATAAGTAGCAGACATAAATGTGTAATCGtctcacacacctgcacaggtaCAGATGTTCAGCAGCATTGTAAACAAAGATATAAGaaccaacacacatacagaagcacacacaggattacacactgacacacatcaAAGCCAATCTTTACATGAAAAGGCTCCATGCACACTCCAGGTGTAAGTGGTGAAAAGTGACGTCAAGAGATAAATATGTCCCCCTGTCTATCTGCTCCTTCTACACAAGATTCTACCAAGATTACTGCTAAtaaatgctctctttgtgttcAGTTAAACTACACTCGTCCTGGCCTCCCCAACTTCAGCCCAGAGTTACTAGAAACCTGGAAGAACCAGGTCAAGGAGAAGGGCTTCATCTGCTGCACCAATGAAGTGAGagcactgacatgtttttttcaattctcatatttaaataaaagaaaaaaataaattcagggATTTTTCTTACCATTGAGcactatgtttatttttaaaaattgtttgcTATTGTTTTCACAGGATGTGTATTGGGTGAGTTTGTTcacttcttttttgtttttttctcagaacTGTGAAGCTGTCTATTCTAGTGTGTCTGGACTAAAAGCTCACCTTGCCAACTGCAGCCAGGTACAAACACCCACCTGCAGCAAAGACACCACTGACACCAATACAGACACTACTACTCTGCAACCTGCATGTATCCCTGCAAGAGAAGACAATGCAATATAATGCAGCATAGCAATAAACAtgaacagtaaaaaaagaaaaagatgattttaaaaaaaacaattaaaaataaaagtagaagaagaagttgAACCTGATTTGAAAACAAagtaatagaaaaaataaaaatgtgtgtgtgtgtgtgtgttgcagggtgGTGGAGAACTGGGGAAGTACACCTGTCTGATCTGTCAGAAGGAGTTTAGCTCAGAGAGCGGTGTCAAGTACCACATCAGCAAGACACACTCACAGGTGGGTCAGACTCAGTGTTAACTTCACAGGTAGCTTTAAAACAAGCCCATTCCGTTGGTCATTTAGTATCACTGTAGTTACACTGTCACAGGCAGTTTTTCCATATCTGTTAATACAGAGTCAACCCCGCCAGGTTGCAGAAGATGGTACATTTATCTTGTGATAACATGGTGTTAACTTGTTGGGAAACAAGATGCTTATGTTGTGCAACAAAGTCATTAACTTGTGGAAACAGGTCATGTTGGCACATATATAGAGATGTTCAACATATAGATCTTGTTCcaacacaataacaacattttCCCACAGTATAATAGCTTATTCCCATAATGTGAAcatcttaaacctgcagtgcggaacttttacatataaatgaacatctgttaaattcaagcccttgccagaCGAGTTCACACattgctgattaagcctatcacagcaagataaatctctctgtatttcatagcatacagtttttaaatctcatgtctgGAGGGACATTCCCACTCTGGTTGTTTAAATGCGCACCCAGAGACTTCTCCCGGCCGAGCcggctaacttctggttagccctctgctaacttgaatggggataaaataatttaatcatgcggctcttctagacttttcaaatgttatcggaccaaatggatcaaattctggtagtgaaacgagtcatttgggggggttgtgtgacactcaaaacaatttacccaccgttttacagccacaacagtagtgATGGAGTAGGTTACGATGGAGCTTATGACGTAAGCacgtgtcaacagtgtttttgtaattactctccctgccagaagggggagacaaaagtcccgaaCTCCAACTTCAAATAATTACCTTTTTTTGGGACTTCAGGGGCACCATAGTACTCTTTACAGACATTGTGGTTTACAATTGGAAGGTTATACAGATGTATACATGttcctgtttcttcttcacaGCTTGAGCTCGTCACTAACCGTGTGTTTTATTGCCTCAGAACTGGTTCCGTGCAGCAGCCAGTCAAGTGGTCTCCAGTAGCAAGACTAAAGTGCCAGAGGACAATGGGATTAAAGCTGAGGTGAGGAACGGTGCCACCACTGGCAAGAAAAGGGGCCGCAAGCCCAAAGACCGCCCCCCTGTGGTTGCCCCTCtccaaacaaaaactgaagcACCTACCACTCCTCAAAACTCAACCCCTGCTGTGACCCCTTTCTCTGGCCCAACACAGTCTCCCACCCAGATCCCCGACCCTACGGACAGTGCTCATTCAGGCCAAAACAGACAGCCCAAGGCCGCCAGAAGAAACAAACCCAAGAGGCTGTCATTGTCAGAGTAGCTCTGCTTTTGTCGACCCAGGAGCCAGAGTGGAcgcttactgtaaatgttatgCCAGGAAGCTAACAGACCTTTCTAACTCCACAAGGACTTGGCACTGAGAAGAAAGATGAATCAACCATTAGGAAGTAAAACATTTAGTACAGACTTCAGATCTTGGTTTTGAAACCCCACAGTTAATGTGTCTACTGTTATACACAGTACTCATGTACCAGTAGTGTTTTATTTCTCCATTCCACTTTTGTCTCCTTTTTAAAGCCCACCTTTCAGTTTCTGTACTCACAGCAGGGGTGTCAGTAGTAATCAAATCCTGAATTCTACGTGAATAGCATTTTCTAAACAGAAATAGTATTCCTAACAAATGGAGTGTACTTCTCTCTACAAGAttcatgttgtgtttgagagGTTTTAAAAAGGATATTCTATTAGCATGGTGAAGTCATTTAATTATAGAtagtgttttcacatttttttcacagatatactgtactgtgtaCATAAAcaatatctatatctatatatctatatactCAAAGCAATGATGCCATCTGTCATTACAAAGCCTAACACGTCCAATTGGATCATGAGCAATCAgaatttttgcagtgtgtgctGTAGTGCAATGTTGTTTTgaacttgactttttttttttcct includes:
- the znf512b gene encoding zinc finger protein 512B isoform X4, translated to MESPSGPRLGKLSSSGLPRGRTSKHGHPHEPVRTTAGPENNNKHSPVCDEPAEGKRKGRPKAEVQELRSIPATVTEKLSHGCPYCEAAFATKVRLQKHKLWNHPDRVSMEPKDEQAKLQKTPVKSNTKKRPMENSPPSPVFFKVKKTHEVSTPSQNGELAHQKSERKQHNHSQPSQQIHQSLPVQPQSQQSQSQSTSSDAGGSESEGGSLPPSFPDEDPERMRHRRKQKTPKKFTGEQPSISGTFGLKGMTKVEEKLKAGRAKRSEGSGFTEEPQRRPSSSQTSKKDPATTSSGAVPDTQWQRAISERGEVVCPTCSIVTRKTIHGLKKHMEICQKLQDALKCQQCHKQFRSKAGLNYHTMAEHSTKPSGSEGQTGDEHEERERLRRVLKQMGRIKCPSEGCSAHFSSLMGYQYHQKRCGREFSDDEKPVFLCQHCGKTYRSKAGRDYHVRTEHSPSITTTMTATTTTNNNNKDNITDTNNNTGKERVVSEESPSGGKREQSQPEKKDWQEKAPSSQPMEKEREAREKDREKEKDRERVKEKAVQNEVEVDFERTPSGRVRRRSAQVAVFHLQEIAEDELAKDWGTKRRIKDDLVPDSKRLNYTRPGLPNFSPELLETWKNQVKEKGFICCTNENCEAVYSSVSGLKAHLANCSQGGGELGKYTCLICQKEFSSESGVKYHISKTHSQNWFRAAASQVVSSSKTKVPEDNGIKAEVRNGATTGKKRGRKPKDRPPVVAPLQTKTEAPTTPQNSTPAVTPFSGPTQSPTQIPDPTDSAHSGQNRQPKAARRNKPKRLSLSE
- the znf512b gene encoding zinc finger protein 512B isoform X2 — encoded protein: MESPSGPRLGKLSSSGLPRGRTSKHGHPHEPVRTTAGPENNNKHSPVCDEPAEGKRKGRPKAEVQELRSIPAHMIVQWKEEFKRRSRVKCPCSGCWLEFPSIYGVKYHYQRCQGATVTEKLSHGCPYCEAAFATKVRLQKHKLWNHPDRVSMEPKDEQAKLQKTPVKSNTKKRPMENSPPSPVFFKVKKTHEVSTPSQNGELAHQKSERKQHNHSQPSQQIHQSLPVQPQSQQSQSQSTSSDAGGSESEGGSLPPSFPDEDPERMRHRRKQKTPKKFTGEQPSISGTFGLKGMTKVEEKLKAGRAKRSEGSGFTEEPQRRPSSSQTSKKDPATTSSGAVPDTQWQRAISERGEVVCPTCSIVTRKTIHGLKKHMEICQKLQDALKCQQCHKQFRSKAGLNYHTMAEHSTKPSGSEGQTGDEHEERERLRRVLKQMGRIKCPSEHCGKTYRSKAGRDYHVRTEHSPSITTTMTATTTTNNNNKDNITDTNNNTGKERVVSEESPSGGKREQSQPEKKDWQEKAPSSQPMEKEREAREKDREKEKDRERVKEKAVQNEVEVDFERTPSGRVRRRSAQVAVFHLQEIAEDELAKDWGTKRRIKDDLVPDSKRLNYTRPGLPNFSPELLETWKNQVKEKGFICCTNENCEAVYSSVSGLKAHLANCSQGGGELGKYTCLICQKEFSSESGVKYHISKTHSQNWFRAAASQVVSSSKTKVPEDNGIKAEVRNGATTGKKRGRKPKDRPPVVAPLQTKTEAPTTPQNSTPAVTPFSGPTQSPTQIPDPTDSAHSGQNRQPKAARRNKPKRLSLSE
- the znf512b gene encoding zinc finger protein 512B isoform X1 translates to MESPSGPRLGKLSSSGLPRGRTSKHGHPHEPVRTTAGPENNNKHSPVCDEPAEGKRKGRPKAEVQELRSIPAHMIVQWKEEFKRRSRVKCPCSGCWLEFPSIYGVKYHYQRCQGATVTEKLSHGCPYCEAAFATKVRLQKHKLWNHPDRVSMEPKDEQAKLQKTPVKSNTKKRPMENSPPSPVFFKVKKTHEVSTPSQNGELAHQKSERKQHNHSQPSQQIHQSLPVQPQSQQSQSQSTSSDAGGSESEGGSLPPSFPDEDPERMRHRRKQKTPKKFTGEQPSISGTFGLKGMTKVEEKLKAGRAKRSEGSGFTEEPQRRPSSSQTSKKDPATTSSGAVPDTQWQRAISERGEVVCPTCSIVTRKTIHGLKKHMEICQKLQDALKCQQCHKQFRSKAGLNYHTMAEHSTKPSGSEGQTGDEHEERERLRRVLKQMGRIKCPSEGCSAHFSSLMGYQYHQKRCGREFSDDEKPVFLCQHCGKTYRSKAGRDYHVRTEHSPSITTTMTATTTTNNNNKDNITDTNNNTGKERVVSEESPSGGKREQSQPEKKDWQEKAPSSQPMEKEREAREKDREKEKDRERVKEKAVQNEVEVDFERTPSGRVRRRSAQVAVFHLQEIAEDELAKDWGTKRRIKDDLVPDSKRLNYTRPGLPNFSPELLETWKNQVKEKGFICCTNENCEAVYSSVSGLKAHLANCSQGGGELGKYTCLICQKEFSSESGVKYHISKTHSQNWFRAAASQVVSSSKTKVPEDNGIKAEVRNGATTGKKRGRKPKDRPPVVAPLQTKTEAPTTPQNSTPAVTPFSGPTQSPTQIPDPTDSAHSGQNRQPKAARRNKPKRLSLSE